The Pygocentrus nattereri isolate fPygNat1 chromosome 2, fPygNat1.pri, whole genome shotgun sequence genome has a window encoding:
- the mtmr1a gene encoding myotubularin-related protein 1a isoform X5, protein MKIALFIRGAEATGSCDDVRLGRGRARSIRGHGILAVTSSAALCSRTPSLQTRTAEDRGSGEMEKQTSSGSESSGAPPIPRKPRSLGAAPVSRQESGDSLDSPTGSHVEWCKQLIAATISSQISGCAPPEVVNRECKIGWKVDHRDSSEELGYQCDSDSELPPHAVVFKDAQRVITLDEVPLVPGETIKTTAKDVMYICPFTGAVTGTLTVTDYKLYFISLERDPPFVLDVNLGAISRLETISVQSHGENTRGMEIVCKDMRSPRFAYKTEEQCKLEIVETLTKYAFPLSNDLPLFAFQYKEEYPVDGWKVYDPVAEYKRQGLPNESWTISKINSSYEVCDTYPALLVIPTSIKDDELKRVASFRAKHRIPVLSWIHPETQATIVRCSQPLVGPSDRRCKEDERYLQTIMDANAQSHKLTIFDARQSSVADTSKAKDGGYESENFYTHVELNFLDIPNIHVMRESLRKMKEVVYPTIDELRWHSAIDSTHWLEYIRLLLAGAVRIADKVESSKSSVVVHCSDGWDRTAQLTSLAMLMLDSYYRTLRGFQVLLEKEWISFGHKFASRVGYGDENHANSERSPLFVQFIDCVWQMMRQFPSAFEFNELLLITILDHLYSCLFGTFLYSSEQERMEKEVQSKTVSLWSYINSQPEDFTNPFYVDYENHVLYPLASLRHLELWVGYYVRWNPRMRPQVPVHQNLKELLFLRAELQKKVEELQREASSSRSISSSSEHASSPSHSGTPLHTTV, encoded by the exons ATGAAAATAGCGCTGTTTATCAGAGGAGCTGAAGCGACAGGAAGCTGTGACGACGTCCGGCTGGGGAGGGGAAGAGCACGGAGTATACGGGGCCATGGCATCCTCGCAGTGACGAGCAGCGCGGCTCTCTGCTCACGAACACCCTCTCTGCAGACCCGGACCGCCGAGGACAGAGGGAGCggagaaatggagaaacagaCGAGCTCAGGCTCAGAGAGCAGCGGAGCCCCCCCGATACCGAGGAAACCCCGGAGCCTCGGAGCTGCCCCGGTGTCCAGGCAAGAGAGCGGAGACTCACTGGACAG tcccacTGGTTCCCACGTGGAGTGGTGTAAGCAGTTGATCGCAGCCACCATCTCCAGCCAGATCTCTGGCTGTGCTCCTCCTGAGGTTGTGAACCGTGAATGCAAG ATCGGGTGGAAAGTAGACCATAGG GACTCTAGTGAAGAGCTTGGTTATCAGTGTGACAGTGACTCTGAGCTGCCTCCTCACGCTGTG GTATTCAAAGATGCACAGAGGGTGATTACCCTGGATGAAGTTCCACTAGTCCCAGGAGAGACCATTAAAACCACTG CTAAAGATGTGATGTACATCTGTCCATTCACTGGAGCTGTGACTGGCACGCTGACTGTCACAGACTACAAACTGTACTTCATCAGTTTGGAGAGG GATCCTCCATTTGTGCTGGATGTGAATCTGGGGGCAATCAGCAGGCTGGAGACCATCAGTGTTCAGAGCCATGGAGAAAACACACGGGGCATGGAGATCGTCTGCAAG gacaTGAGGAGTCCTAGGTTTGCCTATAAGACAGAGGAGCAGTGTAAGCTGGAGATTGTGGAGACCCTTACCAAGTATGCCTTCCCTCTGTCCAATGATCTG CCGCTGTTTGCTTTTCAATACAAAGAGGAGTATCCCGTAGATGGATGGAAGGTTTACGACCCAGTGGCTGAGTACAAGAGACAG GGTCTGCCTAATGAAAGCTGGACAATCAGTAAGATAAACAGTAGTTATGAAGTGTGCGACACATACCCTGCTCTGCTGGTCATCCCGACCAGCATCAAAGACGATGAGCTTAAAAGAGTGGCCTCTTTCAGAGCCAAGCACCGCATACcg GTCCTCTCATGGATCCACCCTGAGACTCAAGCCACTATCGTGCGCTGCAGTCAACCTCTGGTGGGCCCCTCAGATCGACGCTGTAAAGAAGATGAACGTTACTTGCAGACCATCATGGACGCCAATGCTCAGTCACACAAGCTCACCATATTTGATGCGAGGCAGAGCAGTGTCGCTGACACTAGTAAG GCAAAAGACGGAGGTTACGAGAGTGAGAATTTTTATACTCATGTGGAATTGAATTTCCTGGATATCCCCAACATCCATGTGATGAGAGAGTCTCTGCGGAAGATGAAGGAAGTGGTCTACCCCACCATTGATGAACTTCGCTGGCACTCTGCAATAGACTCCACACACTGGCTGGAGTATATCAGg CTGCTGTTAGCAGGTGCGGTGCGTATAGCGGATAAAGTGGAGTCCAGTAAGAGCTCAGTGGTGGTGCACTGCAGTGATGGCTGGGACCgcacagctcagctcacctCCCTGGCCATGTTGATGCTGGACTCCTACTACCGCACGCTCAGGGGCTTCCAGGTTCTGCTGGAGAAGGAGTGGATCAGCTTCGGACACAAGTTTGCCTCG cGTGTTGGTTATGGAGATGAGAATCATGCTAACTCTGAACGCTCGCCTCTCTTTGTGCAGTTCATAGACTGTGTGTGGCAGATGATGAGACAG TTTCCCTCTGCATTTGAGTTCAATGAACTCTTGCTTATTACCATCTTGGACCACCTGTACAGCTGCCTCTTTGGTACATTTCTCTACAGCAGTGAGCAGGAGAGGATGGAAAAG GAAGTGCAGAGTAAGACAGTGTCTCTATGGTCCTACATTAACAGTCAGCCAGAGGACTTTACTAACCCATTCTATGTGGACTATGAAAACCATGTGCTGTATCCCCTGGCCAGTCTAAGGCATCTGGAGCTGTGGGTGGGCTACTATGTTCGCTGGAACCCTCGCATGAGACCACAG GTGCCAGTACATCAGAATTTGAAGGAGTTGTTATTTTTGCGTGCTGAGCTGCAGAAGAAAGTGGAGGAGCTGCAAAGAGAAGCATCTTCATCACGATCCATCTCCTCGTCCTCAGAACATGCATCTTCACCCTCACACAGCGGTACACCACTCCACACCACTGTTtaa
- the mtmr1a gene encoding myotubularin-related protein 1a isoform X2, whose amino-acid sequence MKIALFIRGAEATGSCDDVRLGRGRARSIRGHGILAVTSSAALCSRTPSLQTRTAEDRGSGEMEKQTSSGSESSGAPPIPRKPRSLGAAPVSRQESGDSLDSPTGSHVEWCKQLIAATISSQISGCAPPEVVNRECKIGWKVDHRVSKRPNLRDSSEELGYQCDSDSELPPHAVVFKDAQRVITLDEVPLVPGETIKTTAKDVMYICPFTGAVTGTLTVTDYKLYFISLERDPPFVLDVNLGAISRLETISVQSHGENTRGMEIVCKDMRSPRFAYKTEEQCKLEIVETLTKYAFPLSNDLPLFAFQYKEEYPVDGWKVYDPVAEYKRQGLPNESWTISKINSSYEVCDTYPALLVIPTSIKDDELKRVASFRAKHRIPVLSWIHPETQATIVRCSQPLVGPSDRRCKEDERYLQTIMDANAQSHKLTIFDARQSSVADTSKAKDGGYESENFYTHVELNFLDIPNIHVMRESLRKMKEVVYPTIDELRWHSAIDSTHWLEYIRLLLAGAVRIADKVESSKSSVVVHCSDGWDRTAQLTSLAMLMLDSYYRTLRGFQVLLEKEWISFGHKFASRVGYGDENHANSERSPLFVQFIDCVWQMMRQFPSAFEFNELLLITILDHLYSCLFGTFLYSSEQERMEKEVQSKTVSLWSYINSQPEDFTNPFYVDYENHVLYPLASLRHLELWVGYYVRWNPRMRPQVPVHQNLKELLFLRAELQKKVEELQREASSSRSISSSSEHASSPSHSGTPLHTTV is encoded by the exons ATGAAAATAGCGCTGTTTATCAGAGGAGCTGAAGCGACAGGAAGCTGTGACGACGTCCGGCTGGGGAGGGGAAGAGCACGGAGTATACGGGGCCATGGCATCCTCGCAGTGACGAGCAGCGCGGCTCTCTGCTCACGAACACCCTCTCTGCAGACCCGGACCGCCGAGGACAGAGGGAGCggagaaatggagaaacagaCGAGCTCAGGCTCAGAGAGCAGCGGAGCCCCCCCGATACCGAGGAAACCCCGGAGCCTCGGAGCTGCCCCGGTGTCCAGGCAAGAGAGCGGAGACTCACTGGACAG tcccacTGGTTCCCACGTGGAGTGGTGTAAGCAGTTGATCGCAGCCACCATCTCCAGCCAGATCTCTGGCTGTGCTCCTCCTGAGGTTGTGAACCGTGAATGCAAG ATCGGGTGGAAAGTAGACCATAGG GTATCCAAGAGGCCTAATTTAAGG GACTCTAGTGAAGAGCTTGGTTATCAGTGTGACAGTGACTCTGAGCTGCCTCCTCACGCTGTG GTATTCAAAGATGCACAGAGGGTGATTACCCTGGATGAAGTTCCACTAGTCCCAGGAGAGACCATTAAAACCACTG CTAAAGATGTGATGTACATCTGTCCATTCACTGGAGCTGTGACTGGCACGCTGACTGTCACAGACTACAAACTGTACTTCATCAGTTTGGAGAGG GATCCTCCATTTGTGCTGGATGTGAATCTGGGGGCAATCAGCAGGCTGGAGACCATCAGTGTTCAGAGCCATGGAGAAAACACACGGGGCATGGAGATCGTCTGCAAG gacaTGAGGAGTCCTAGGTTTGCCTATAAGACAGAGGAGCAGTGTAAGCTGGAGATTGTGGAGACCCTTACCAAGTATGCCTTCCCTCTGTCCAATGATCTG CCGCTGTTTGCTTTTCAATACAAAGAGGAGTATCCCGTAGATGGATGGAAGGTTTACGACCCAGTGGCTGAGTACAAGAGACAG GGTCTGCCTAATGAAAGCTGGACAATCAGTAAGATAAACAGTAGTTATGAAGTGTGCGACACATACCCTGCTCTGCTGGTCATCCCGACCAGCATCAAAGACGATGAGCTTAAAAGAGTGGCCTCTTTCAGAGCCAAGCACCGCATACcg GTCCTCTCATGGATCCACCCTGAGACTCAAGCCACTATCGTGCGCTGCAGTCAACCTCTGGTGGGCCCCTCAGATCGACGCTGTAAAGAAGATGAACGTTACTTGCAGACCATCATGGACGCCAATGCTCAGTCACACAAGCTCACCATATTTGATGCGAGGCAGAGCAGTGTCGCTGACACTAGTAAG GCAAAAGACGGAGGTTACGAGAGTGAGAATTTTTATACTCATGTGGAATTGAATTTCCTGGATATCCCCAACATCCATGTGATGAGAGAGTCTCTGCGGAAGATGAAGGAAGTGGTCTACCCCACCATTGATGAACTTCGCTGGCACTCTGCAATAGACTCCACACACTGGCTGGAGTATATCAGg CTGCTGTTAGCAGGTGCGGTGCGTATAGCGGATAAAGTGGAGTCCAGTAAGAGCTCAGTGGTGGTGCACTGCAGTGATGGCTGGGACCgcacagctcagctcacctCCCTGGCCATGTTGATGCTGGACTCCTACTACCGCACGCTCAGGGGCTTCCAGGTTCTGCTGGAGAAGGAGTGGATCAGCTTCGGACACAAGTTTGCCTCG cGTGTTGGTTATGGAGATGAGAATCATGCTAACTCTGAACGCTCGCCTCTCTTTGTGCAGTTCATAGACTGTGTGTGGCAGATGATGAGACAG TTTCCCTCTGCATTTGAGTTCAATGAACTCTTGCTTATTACCATCTTGGACCACCTGTACAGCTGCCTCTTTGGTACATTTCTCTACAGCAGTGAGCAGGAGAGGATGGAAAAG GAAGTGCAGAGTAAGACAGTGTCTCTATGGTCCTACATTAACAGTCAGCCAGAGGACTTTACTAACCCATTCTATGTGGACTATGAAAACCATGTGCTGTATCCCCTGGCCAGTCTAAGGCATCTGGAGCTGTGGGTGGGCTACTATGTTCGCTGGAACCCTCGCATGAGACCACAG GTGCCAGTACATCAGAATTTGAAGGAGTTGTTATTTTTGCGTGCTGAGCTGCAGAAGAAAGTGGAGGAGCTGCAAAGAGAAGCATCTTCATCACGATCCATCTCCTCGTCCTCAGAACATGCATCTTCACCCTCACACAGCGGTACACCACTCCACACCACTGTTtaa
- the mtmr1a gene encoding myotubularin-related protein 1a isoform X1 has protein sequence MKIALFIRGAEATGSCDDVRLGRGRARSIRGHGILAVTSSAALCSRTPSLQTRTAEDRGSGEMEKQTSSGSESSGAPPIPRKPRSLGAAPVSRQESGDSLDSPTGSHVEWCKQLIAATISSQISGCAPPEVVNRECKIGWKVDHRVSKRPNLRDSSEELGYQCDSDSELPPHAVQVFKDAQRVITLDEVPLVPGETIKTTAKDVMYICPFTGAVTGTLTVTDYKLYFISLERDPPFVLDVNLGAISRLETISVQSHGENTRGMEIVCKDMRSPRFAYKTEEQCKLEIVETLTKYAFPLSNDLPLFAFQYKEEYPVDGWKVYDPVAEYKRQGLPNESWTISKINSSYEVCDTYPALLVIPTSIKDDELKRVASFRAKHRIPVLSWIHPETQATIVRCSQPLVGPSDRRCKEDERYLQTIMDANAQSHKLTIFDARQSSVADTSKAKDGGYESENFYTHVELNFLDIPNIHVMRESLRKMKEVVYPTIDELRWHSAIDSTHWLEYIRLLLAGAVRIADKVESSKSSVVVHCSDGWDRTAQLTSLAMLMLDSYYRTLRGFQVLLEKEWISFGHKFASRVGYGDENHANSERSPLFVQFIDCVWQMMRQFPSAFEFNELLLITILDHLYSCLFGTFLYSSEQERMEKEVQSKTVSLWSYINSQPEDFTNPFYVDYENHVLYPLASLRHLELWVGYYVRWNPRMRPQVPVHQNLKELLFLRAELQKKVEELQREASSSRSISSSSEHASSPSHSGTPLHTTV, from the exons ATGAAAATAGCGCTGTTTATCAGAGGAGCTGAAGCGACAGGAAGCTGTGACGACGTCCGGCTGGGGAGGGGAAGAGCACGGAGTATACGGGGCCATGGCATCCTCGCAGTGACGAGCAGCGCGGCTCTCTGCTCACGAACACCCTCTCTGCAGACCCGGACCGCCGAGGACAGAGGGAGCggagaaatggagaaacagaCGAGCTCAGGCTCAGAGAGCAGCGGAGCCCCCCCGATACCGAGGAAACCCCGGAGCCTCGGAGCTGCCCCGGTGTCCAGGCAAGAGAGCGGAGACTCACTGGACAG tcccacTGGTTCCCACGTGGAGTGGTGTAAGCAGTTGATCGCAGCCACCATCTCCAGCCAGATCTCTGGCTGTGCTCCTCCTGAGGTTGTGAACCGTGAATGCAAG ATCGGGTGGAAAGTAGACCATAGG GTATCCAAGAGGCCTAATTTAAGG GACTCTAGTGAAGAGCTTGGTTATCAGTGTGACAGTGACTCTGAGCTGCCTCCTCACGCTGTG CAGGTATTCAAAGATGCACAGAGGGTGATTACCCTGGATGAAGTTCCACTAGTCCCAGGAGAGACCATTAAAACCACTG CTAAAGATGTGATGTACATCTGTCCATTCACTGGAGCTGTGACTGGCACGCTGACTGTCACAGACTACAAACTGTACTTCATCAGTTTGGAGAGG GATCCTCCATTTGTGCTGGATGTGAATCTGGGGGCAATCAGCAGGCTGGAGACCATCAGTGTTCAGAGCCATGGAGAAAACACACGGGGCATGGAGATCGTCTGCAAG gacaTGAGGAGTCCTAGGTTTGCCTATAAGACAGAGGAGCAGTGTAAGCTGGAGATTGTGGAGACCCTTACCAAGTATGCCTTCCCTCTGTCCAATGATCTG CCGCTGTTTGCTTTTCAATACAAAGAGGAGTATCCCGTAGATGGATGGAAGGTTTACGACCCAGTGGCTGAGTACAAGAGACAG GGTCTGCCTAATGAAAGCTGGACAATCAGTAAGATAAACAGTAGTTATGAAGTGTGCGACACATACCCTGCTCTGCTGGTCATCCCGACCAGCATCAAAGACGATGAGCTTAAAAGAGTGGCCTCTTTCAGAGCCAAGCACCGCATACcg GTCCTCTCATGGATCCACCCTGAGACTCAAGCCACTATCGTGCGCTGCAGTCAACCTCTGGTGGGCCCCTCAGATCGACGCTGTAAAGAAGATGAACGTTACTTGCAGACCATCATGGACGCCAATGCTCAGTCACACAAGCTCACCATATTTGATGCGAGGCAGAGCAGTGTCGCTGACACTAGTAAG GCAAAAGACGGAGGTTACGAGAGTGAGAATTTTTATACTCATGTGGAATTGAATTTCCTGGATATCCCCAACATCCATGTGATGAGAGAGTCTCTGCGGAAGATGAAGGAAGTGGTCTACCCCACCATTGATGAACTTCGCTGGCACTCTGCAATAGACTCCACACACTGGCTGGAGTATATCAGg CTGCTGTTAGCAGGTGCGGTGCGTATAGCGGATAAAGTGGAGTCCAGTAAGAGCTCAGTGGTGGTGCACTGCAGTGATGGCTGGGACCgcacagctcagctcacctCCCTGGCCATGTTGATGCTGGACTCCTACTACCGCACGCTCAGGGGCTTCCAGGTTCTGCTGGAGAAGGAGTGGATCAGCTTCGGACACAAGTTTGCCTCG cGTGTTGGTTATGGAGATGAGAATCATGCTAACTCTGAACGCTCGCCTCTCTTTGTGCAGTTCATAGACTGTGTGTGGCAGATGATGAGACAG TTTCCCTCTGCATTTGAGTTCAATGAACTCTTGCTTATTACCATCTTGGACCACCTGTACAGCTGCCTCTTTGGTACATTTCTCTACAGCAGTGAGCAGGAGAGGATGGAAAAG GAAGTGCAGAGTAAGACAGTGTCTCTATGGTCCTACATTAACAGTCAGCCAGAGGACTTTACTAACCCATTCTATGTGGACTATGAAAACCATGTGCTGTATCCCCTGGCCAGTCTAAGGCATCTGGAGCTGTGGGTGGGCTACTATGTTCGCTGGAACCCTCGCATGAGACCACAG GTGCCAGTACATCAGAATTTGAAGGAGTTGTTATTTTTGCGTGCTGAGCTGCAGAAGAAAGTGGAGGAGCTGCAAAGAGAAGCATCTTCATCACGATCCATCTCCTCGTCCTCAGAACATGCATCTTCACCCTCACACAGCGGTACACCACTCCACACCACTGTTtaa
- the mtmr1a gene encoding myotubularin-related protein 1a isoform X9: MKIALFIRGAEATGSCDDVRLGRGRARSIRGHGILAVTSSAALCSRTPSLQTRTAEDRGSGEMEKQTSSGSESSGAPPIPRKPRSLGAAPVSRQESGDSLDSPTGSHVEWCKQLIAATISSQISGCAPPEVVNRECKIGWKVDHRVSKRPNLRQVFKDAQRVITLDEVPLVPGETIKTTAKDVMYICPFTGAVTGTLTVTDYKLYFISLERDPPFVLDVNLGAISRLETISVQSHGENTRGMEIVCKDMRSPRFAYKTEEQCKLEIVETLTKYAFPLSNDLPLFAFQYKEEYPVDGWKVYDPVAEYKRQGLPNESWTISKINSSYEVCDTYPALLVIPTSIKDDELKRVASFRAKHRIPVLSWIHPETQATIVRCSQPLVGPSDRRCKEDERYLQTIMDANAQSHKLTIFDARQSSVADTSKAKDGGYESENFYTHVELNFLDIPNIHVMRESLRKMKEVVYPTIDELRWHSAIDSTHWLEYIRLLLAGAVRIADKVESSKSSVVVHCSDGWDRTAQLTSLAMLMLDSYYRTLRGFQVLLEKEWISFGHKFASRVGYGDENHANSERSPLFVQFIDCVWQMMRQFPSAFEFNELLLITILDHLYSCLFGTFLYSSEQERMEKEVQSKTVSLWSYINSQPEDFTNPFYVDYENHVLYPLASLRHLELWVGYYVRWNPRMRPQVPVHQNLKELLFLRAELQKKVEELQREASSSRSISSSSEHASSPSHSGTPLHTTV; encoded by the exons ATGAAAATAGCGCTGTTTATCAGAGGAGCTGAAGCGACAGGAAGCTGTGACGACGTCCGGCTGGGGAGGGGAAGAGCACGGAGTATACGGGGCCATGGCATCCTCGCAGTGACGAGCAGCGCGGCTCTCTGCTCACGAACACCCTCTCTGCAGACCCGGACCGCCGAGGACAGAGGGAGCggagaaatggagaaacagaCGAGCTCAGGCTCAGAGAGCAGCGGAGCCCCCCCGATACCGAGGAAACCCCGGAGCCTCGGAGCTGCCCCGGTGTCCAGGCAAGAGAGCGGAGACTCACTGGACAG tcccacTGGTTCCCACGTGGAGTGGTGTAAGCAGTTGATCGCAGCCACCATCTCCAGCCAGATCTCTGGCTGTGCTCCTCCTGAGGTTGTGAACCGTGAATGCAAG ATCGGGTGGAAAGTAGACCATAGG GTATCCAAGAGGCCTAATTTAAGG CAGGTATTCAAAGATGCACAGAGGGTGATTACCCTGGATGAAGTTCCACTAGTCCCAGGAGAGACCATTAAAACCACTG CTAAAGATGTGATGTACATCTGTCCATTCACTGGAGCTGTGACTGGCACGCTGACTGTCACAGACTACAAACTGTACTTCATCAGTTTGGAGAGG GATCCTCCATTTGTGCTGGATGTGAATCTGGGGGCAATCAGCAGGCTGGAGACCATCAGTGTTCAGAGCCATGGAGAAAACACACGGGGCATGGAGATCGTCTGCAAG gacaTGAGGAGTCCTAGGTTTGCCTATAAGACAGAGGAGCAGTGTAAGCTGGAGATTGTGGAGACCCTTACCAAGTATGCCTTCCCTCTGTCCAATGATCTG CCGCTGTTTGCTTTTCAATACAAAGAGGAGTATCCCGTAGATGGATGGAAGGTTTACGACCCAGTGGCTGAGTACAAGAGACAG GGTCTGCCTAATGAAAGCTGGACAATCAGTAAGATAAACAGTAGTTATGAAGTGTGCGACACATACCCTGCTCTGCTGGTCATCCCGACCAGCATCAAAGACGATGAGCTTAAAAGAGTGGCCTCTTTCAGAGCCAAGCACCGCATACcg GTCCTCTCATGGATCCACCCTGAGACTCAAGCCACTATCGTGCGCTGCAGTCAACCTCTGGTGGGCCCCTCAGATCGACGCTGTAAAGAAGATGAACGTTACTTGCAGACCATCATGGACGCCAATGCTCAGTCACACAAGCTCACCATATTTGATGCGAGGCAGAGCAGTGTCGCTGACACTAGTAAG GCAAAAGACGGAGGTTACGAGAGTGAGAATTTTTATACTCATGTGGAATTGAATTTCCTGGATATCCCCAACATCCATGTGATGAGAGAGTCTCTGCGGAAGATGAAGGAAGTGGTCTACCCCACCATTGATGAACTTCGCTGGCACTCTGCAATAGACTCCACACACTGGCTGGAGTATATCAGg CTGCTGTTAGCAGGTGCGGTGCGTATAGCGGATAAAGTGGAGTCCAGTAAGAGCTCAGTGGTGGTGCACTGCAGTGATGGCTGGGACCgcacagctcagctcacctCCCTGGCCATGTTGATGCTGGACTCCTACTACCGCACGCTCAGGGGCTTCCAGGTTCTGCTGGAGAAGGAGTGGATCAGCTTCGGACACAAGTTTGCCTCG cGTGTTGGTTATGGAGATGAGAATCATGCTAACTCTGAACGCTCGCCTCTCTTTGTGCAGTTCATAGACTGTGTGTGGCAGATGATGAGACAG TTTCCCTCTGCATTTGAGTTCAATGAACTCTTGCTTATTACCATCTTGGACCACCTGTACAGCTGCCTCTTTGGTACATTTCTCTACAGCAGTGAGCAGGAGAGGATGGAAAAG GAAGTGCAGAGTAAGACAGTGTCTCTATGGTCCTACATTAACAGTCAGCCAGAGGACTTTACTAACCCATTCTATGTGGACTATGAAAACCATGTGCTGTATCCCCTGGCCAGTCTAAGGCATCTGGAGCTGTGGGTGGGCTACTATGTTCGCTGGAACCCTCGCATGAGACCACAG GTGCCAGTACATCAGAATTTGAAGGAGTTGTTATTTTTGCGTGCTGAGCTGCAGAAGAAAGTGGAGGAGCTGCAAAGAGAAGCATCTTCATCACGATCCATCTCCTCGTCCTCAGAACATGCATCTTCACCCTCACACAGCGGTACACCACTCCACACCACTGTTtaa